Proteins encoded in a region of the Amphiprion ocellaris isolate individual 3 ecotype Okinawa chromosome 21, ASM2253959v1, whole genome shotgun sequence genome:
- the cdhr5-rs gene encoding cadherin-related family member 5 isoform X4 has protein sequence MLHPCRLLLWQVALKVFYHIVTASTSLCLGGSDIFASVRENSPMGHFISSINIAADPGANTVRLCLSGDNADWFYLDGRIIRLNSSVTKVLDREVQGSILVAELICYEDDIIQSRYRLLVEILNENDNRPNFLQETIQPFTVSELMAVNSVVFTVKAIDEDGDMISYIIDQSSPDAWFFRVDLPNSGSIVLDKALDYETRTHLKIILWAQESNTKEKFNTSAVLNINIKDGDDQYPHFLPCTPVSPGVPVCMNPTYTTNITQKHQDAVLEFSPGPIRAEDGDRGIDAPLIYSILSGGDQGRFVINNRTGEVRLTRPVDDRRQTPNFTLNVMVMTTSCFLPHSQQQPGVYLSVSPVQVCQVDDRLKYSVASVLVRVLYENTFPPVFNRTTFKGFIIQSSSPASIVSTYGNKVLQVRATDRDFSDGLNPNVHYSLHPPSGLYQVTQGGVLIARTNRLNAFDRHILQVVARDEESGEEVSALVDVEVLQRGQTVPRAAFTEQPLSGYVDSRLAGGIVATLLLMFLSVVVFLLLRTVRRAQLQEPGDRSSVGKRPVNPPGFMDEYSTRAFSRRFESSSQMGSFHGRQGVYTRRLSLAATGQSADRTRTQLPASPERCRFQLDLFTVAEAPERLTWETLRSPDGTEAPPTDDITAANDETPRKDEDQSEDTTPESEKPHWMSQ, from the exons ATGTTGCATCCCTGCAGGCTGCTGCTGTGGCAGGTGGCTCTCAAAGTGTTCTATCACATCGTTACAG CCTCAACCAGTCTGTGTCTGGGAGGTTCGGATATCTTTGCGTCAGTCAGAGAAAACAGTCCAATGGGTCACTTCATCTCGAGCATCAACATCGCAGCAGATCCAGGAGCCAACACCGTCCGACTGTGTCTGAGTGGAGACAACGCCGACTGGTTCTACCTGGACGGAAGAATCATCAGACTCAACTCCTCCGTGACCAAAGTCCTTGACCGAGAG GTTCAGGGGTCCATCCTGGTAGCAGAGCTCATCTGTTATGAGGATGACATCATCCAG AGTCGCTACCGGCTCCTGGTGGAGATCCTCAACGAGAATGACAACCGACCGAACTTCCTGCAGGAGACAATTCAGCCGTTCACCGTCAGCGAG CTGATGGCGGTGAACTCTGTGGTTTTCACCGTGAAGGCGATCGATGAAGACGGAGACATGATCAGTTACATCATTGATCAGTCATCG CCAGACGCCTGGTTCTTCAGGGTGGACCTGCCCAACAGCGGAAGCATCGTTCTGGATAAAGCTCTGGACTATGAGACCAGAACTCACCTGAAGATCATCCTGTGGGCCCAG GAATCGAACACTAAGGAGAAGTTCAACACGTCTGCTGTcctcaacatcaacatcaaGGACGGAGACGACCAGTATCCTCACTTCCTGCCCTGCACACCTGTGTCTCCAGGTGTTCCTGTCTGCATGAACCCCACCTACACCACCAACatcacacagaaacaccag GACGCGGTTCTGGAGTTTTCTCcaggaccaatcagagcagaggaCGGAGACCGAGGGATTGACGCTCCTCTGATCTATTCCATCCTCTCAG GTGGGGATCAGGGCCGGTTTGTGATCAACAACAGGACAGGTGAGGTCAGGTTGACCAGACCGGTGGACGACCGGCGGCAGACGCCAAACTTCACGCTCAACGTCATGGTAATGactacttcctgtttcctgcctCATTCCCAGCAGCAGCCAGGTGTTTACCTGTCCGTCTCCCCTGTCCAGGTGTGCCAGGTGGACGACAGGTTGAAGTACAGCGTGGCGTCGGTTCTGGTCAGAGTTCTGTATGAGAACACGTTCCCCCCCGTCTTCAACAGAACCACCTTCAAAGGCTTCATCATCCAGAGCTCTAGCCCCGCCTCCATCGTCTCCACCTATGGGAACAAGGTTCTACAGGTCAGAGCGACGGACCGCGACTTCTCCGAT GGCCTGAATCCAAACGTCCACTACTCCCTGCATCCTCCGTCTGGATTGTACCAAGTCACTCAGGGGGGGGTTCTGATCGCCAGGACCAACAGACTGAATGCCTTCGACCGACACATTCTACAG GTTGTTGCTAGAGACGAAGAATCAGGAGAAGAAGTTTCAGCCTTGGTGGACGTTGAAGtcctgcagagaggacagacgG TTCCTCGTGCTGCGTTCACTGAGCAGCCGTTGTCCGGTTATGTGGACAGCCGTCTGGCTGGAGGAATCGTGGCGACGCTCCTTCTGATGTTTCTTTCTGTCGtcgtgtttctgctgcttcgaACTGTCCGGAGGGCACAACTTCAGGAACCCGGAGACCGGAGCTCTGTGGGGAAACGTCCG GTGAACCCACCTGGATTCATGGACGAGTACAGCACCAGAGCTTTCAGTCGACGCTTCGAGTCTTCTTCTCAGATGGGAAGTTTTCACGGTCGTCAGGGAGTTTACACCCGCAGACTGTCATTGGCTGCCACCGGCCAATCAGCAGACAGAACCAGAACTCAGCTTCCTGCTTCACCTGAACGCTGCCGGTTCCAGCTGGATCTGTTCACCGTGGCAGAGGCACCTGAACGCCTCACCTGGGAGACGCTGAGGTCACCTGACGGCACAGAAGCCCCGCCTACTGACGACATCACGGCGGCGAATGACGAGACGCCTCGGAAAGATGAGGACCAATCAGAGGACACGACACCGGAATCAGAGAAACCTCACTGGATGAGCCAATAA
- the cdhr5-rs gene encoding cadherin-related family member 5 isoform X1, translating to MLVVVDVLQRWLVELIDRVLIRCRKMLHPCRLLLWQVALKVFYHIVTASTSLCLGGSDIFASVRENSPMGHFISSINIAADPGANTVRLCLSGDNADWFYLDGRIIRLNSSVTKVLDREVQGSILVAELICYEDDIIQSRYRLLVEILNENDNRPNFLQETIQPFTVSELMAVNSVVFTVKAIDEDGDMISYIIDQSSPDAWFFRVDLPNSGSIVLDKALDYETRTHLKIILWAQESNTKEKFNTSAVLNINIKDGDDQYPHFLPCTPVSPGVPVCMNPTYTTNITQKHQDAVLEFSPGPIRAEDGDRGIDAPLIYSILSGGDQGRFVINNRTGEVRLTRPVDDRRQTPNFTLNVMVMTTSCFLPHSQQQPGVYLSVSPVQVCQVDDRLKYSVASVLVRVLYENTFPPVFNRTTFKGFIIQSSSPASIVSTYGNKVLQVRATDRDFSDGLNPNVHYSLHPPSGLYQVTQGGVLIARTNRLNAFDRHILQVVARDEESGEEVSALVDVEVLQRGQTVPRAAFTEQPLSGYVDSRLAGGIVATLLLMFLSVVVFLLLRTVRRAQLQEPGDRSSVGKRPVNPPGFMDEYSTRAFSRRFESSSQMGSFHGRQGVYTRRLSLAATGQSADRTRTQLPASPERCRFQLDLFTVAEAPERLTWETLRSPDGTEAPPTDDITAANDETPRKDEDQSEDTTPESEKPHWMSQ from the exons AtgttggttgttgttgatgttctTCAACGTTGGCTGGTTGAACTTATCGATCGTGTACTGATCAGGTGCAGGAAGATGTTGCATCCCTGCAGGCTGCTGCTGTGGCAGGTGGCTCTCAAAGTGTTCTATCACATCGTTACAG CCTCAACCAGTCTGTGTCTGGGAGGTTCGGATATCTTTGCGTCAGTCAGAGAAAACAGTCCAATGGGTCACTTCATCTCGAGCATCAACATCGCAGCAGATCCAGGAGCCAACACCGTCCGACTGTGTCTGAGTGGAGACAACGCCGACTGGTTCTACCTGGACGGAAGAATCATCAGACTCAACTCCTCCGTGACCAAAGTCCTTGACCGAGAG GTTCAGGGGTCCATCCTGGTAGCAGAGCTCATCTGTTATGAGGATGACATCATCCAG AGTCGCTACCGGCTCCTGGTGGAGATCCTCAACGAGAATGACAACCGACCGAACTTCCTGCAGGAGACAATTCAGCCGTTCACCGTCAGCGAG CTGATGGCGGTGAACTCTGTGGTTTTCACCGTGAAGGCGATCGATGAAGACGGAGACATGATCAGTTACATCATTGATCAGTCATCG CCAGACGCCTGGTTCTTCAGGGTGGACCTGCCCAACAGCGGAAGCATCGTTCTGGATAAAGCTCTGGACTATGAGACCAGAACTCACCTGAAGATCATCCTGTGGGCCCAG GAATCGAACACTAAGGAGAAGTTCAACACGTCTGCTGTcctcaacatcaacatcaaGGACGGAGACGACCAGTATCCTCACTTCCTGCCCTGCACACCTGTGTCTCCAGGTGTTCCTGTCTGCATGAACCCCACCTACACCACCAACatcacacagaaacaccag GACGCGGTTCTGGAGTTTTCTCcaggaccaatcagagcagaggaCGGAGACCGAGGGATTGACGCTCCTCTGATCTATTCCATCCTCTCAG GTGGGGATCAGGGCCGGTTTGTGATCAACAACAGGACAGGTGAGGTCAGGTTGACCAGACCGGTGGACGACCGGCGGCAGACGCCAAACTTCACGCTCAACGTCATGGTAATGactacttcctgtttcctgcctCATTCCCAGCAGCAGCCAGGTGTTTACCTGTCCGTCTCCCCTGTCCAGGTGTGCCAGGTGGACGACAGGTTGAAGTACAGCGTGGCGTCGGTTCTGGTCAGAGTTCTGTATGAGAACACGTTCCCCCCCGTCTTCAACAGAACCACCTTCAAAGGCTTCATCATCCAGAGCTCTAGCCCCGCCTCCATCGTCTCCACCTATGGGAACAAGGTTCTACAGGTCAGAGCGACGGACCGCGACTTCTCCGAT GGCCTGAATCCAAACGTCCACTACTCCCTGCATCCTCCGTCTGGATTGTACCAAGTCACTCAGGGGGGGGTTCTGATCGCCAGGACCAACAGACTGAATGCCTTCGACCGACACATTCTACAG GTTGTTGCTAGAGACGAAGAATCAGGAGAAGAAGTTTCAGCCTTGGTGGACGTTGAAGtcctgcagagaggacagacgG TTCCTCGTGCTGCGTTCACTGAGCAGCCGTTGTCCGGTTATGTGGACAGCCGTCTGGCTGGAGGAATCGTGGCGACGCTCCTTCTGATGTTTCTTTCTGTCGtcgtgtttctgctgcttcgaACTGTCCGGAGGGCACAACTTCAGGAACCCGGAGACCGGAGCTCTGTGGGGAAACGTCCG GTGAACCCACCTGGATTCATGGACGAGTACAGCACCAGAGCTTTCAGTCGACGCTTCGAGTCTTCTTCTCAGATGGGAAGTTTTCACGGTCGTCAGGGAGTTTACACCCGCAGACTGTCATTGGCTGCCACCGGCCAATCAGCAGACAGAACCAGAACTCAGCTTCCTGCTTCACCTGAACGCTGCCGGTTCCAGCTGGATCTGTTCACCGTGGCAGAGGCACCTGAACGCCTCACCTGGGAGACGCTGAGGTCACCTGACGGCACAGAAGCCCCGCCTACTGACGACATCACGGCGGCGAATGACGAGACGCCTCGGAAAGATGAGGACCAATCAGAGGACACGACACCGGAATCAGAGAAACCTCACTGGATGAGCCAATAA
- the cdhr5-rs gene encoding cadherin-related family member 5 isoform X2, whose product MLVVVDVLQRWLVELIDRVLIRCRKMLHPCRLLLWQVALKVFYHIVTASTSLCLGGSDIFASVRENSPMGHFISSINIAADPGANTVRLCLSGDNADWFYLDGRIIRLNSSVTKVLDREVQGSILVAELICYEDDIIQSRYRLLVEILNENDNRPNFLQETIQPFTVSELMAVNSVVFTVKAIDEDGDMISYIIDQSSPDAWFFRVDLPNSGSIVLDKALDYETRTHLKIILWAQESNTKEKFNTSAVLNINIKDGDDQYPHFLPCTPVSPGVPVCMNPTYTTNITQKHQDAVLEFSPGPIRAEDGDRGIDAPLIYSILSGGDQGRFVINNRTGEVRLTRPVDDRRQTPNFTLNVMVMTTSCFLPHSQQQPGVYLSVSPVQVCQVDDRLKYSVASVLVRVLYENTFPPVFNRTTFKGFIIQSSSPASIVSTYGNKVLQGLNPNVHYSLHPPSGLYQVTQGGVLIARTNRLNAFDRHILQVVARDEESGEEVSALVDVEVLQRGQTVPRAAFTEQPLSGYVDSRLAGGIVATLLLMFLSVVVFLLLRTVRRAQLQEPGDRSSVGKRPVNPPGFMDEYSTRAFSRRFESSSQMGSFHGRQGVYTRRLSLAATGQSADRTRTQLPASPERCRFQLDLFTVAEAPERLTWETLRSPDGTEAPPTDDITAANDETPRKDEDQSEDTTPESEKPHWMSQ is encoded by the exons AtgttggttgttgttgatgttctTCAACGTTGGCTGGTTGAACTTATCGATCGTGTACTGATCAGGTGCAGGAAGATGTTGCATCCCTGCAGGCTGCTGCTGTGGCAGGTGGCTCTCAAAGTGTTCTATCACATCGTTACAG CCTCAACCAGTCTGTGTCTGGGAGGTTCGGATATCTTTGCGTCAGTCAGAGAAAACAGTCCAATGGGTCACTTCATCTCGAGCATCAACATCGCAGCAGATCCAGGAGCCAACACCGTCCGACTGTGTCTGAGTGGAGACAACGCCGACTGGTTCTACCTGGACGGAAGAATCATCAGACTCAACTCCTCCGTGACCAAAGTCCTTGACCGAGAG GTTCAGGGGTCCATCCTGGTAGCAGAGCTCATCTGTTATGAGGATGACATCATCCAG AGTCGCTACCGGCTCCTGGTGGAGATCCTCAACGAGAATGACAACCGACCGAACTTCCTGCAGGAGACAATTCAGCCGTTCACCGTCAGCGAG CTGATGGCGGTGAACTCTGTGGTTTTCACCGTGAAGGCGATCGATGAAGACGGAGACATGATCAGTTACATCATTGATCAGTCATCG CCAGACGCCTGGTTCTTCAGGGTGGACCTGCCCAACAGCGGAAGCATCGTTCTGGATAAAGCTCTGGACTATGAGACCAGAACTCACCTGAAGATCATCCTGTGGGCCCAG GAATCGAACACTAAGGAGAAGTTCAACACGTCTGCTGTcctcaacatcaacatcaaGGACGGAGACGACCAGTATCCTCACTTCCTGCCCTGCACACCTGTGTCTCCAGGTGTTCCTGTCTGCATGAACCCCACCTACACCACCAACatcacacagaaacaccag GACGCGGTTCTGGAGTTTTCTCcaggaccaatcagagcagaggaCGGAGACCGAGGGATTGACGCTCCTCTGATCTATTCCATCCTCTCAG GTGGGGATCAGGGCCGGTTTGTGATCAACAACAGGACAGGTGAGGTCAGGTTGACCAGACCGGTGGACGACCGGCGGCAGACGCCAAACTTCACGCTCAACGTCATGGTAATGactacttcctgtttcctgcctCATTCCCAGCAGCAGCCAGGTGTTTACCTGTCCGTCTCCCCTGTCCAGGTGTGCCAGGTGGACGACAGGTTGAAGTACAGCGTGGCGTCGGTTCTGGTCAGAGTTCTGTATGAGAACACGTTCCCCCCCGTCTTCAACAGAACCACCTTCAAAGGCTTCATCATCCAGAGCTCTAGCCCCGCCTCCATCGTCTCCACCTATGGGAACAAGGTTCTACAG GGCCTGAATCCAAACGTCCACTACTCCCTGCATCCTCCGTCTGGATTGTACCAAGTCACTCAGGGGGGGGTTCTGATCGCCAGGACCAACAGACTGAATGCCTTCGACCGACACATTCTACAG GTTGTTGCTAGAGACGAAGAATCAGGAGAAGAAGTTTCAGCCTTGGTGGACGTTGAAGtcctgcagagaggacagacgG TTCCTCGTGCTGCGTTCACTGAGCAGCCGTTGTCCGGTTATGTGGACAGCCGTCTGGCTGGAGGAATCGTGGCGACGCTCCTTCTGATGTTTCTTTCTGTCGtcgtgtttctgctgcttcgaACTGTCCGGAGGGCACAACTTCAGGAACCCGGAGACCGGAGCTCTGTGGGGAAACGTCCG GTGAACCCACCTGGATTCATGGACGAGTACAGCACCAGAGCTTTCAGTCGACGCTTCGAGTCTTCTTCTCAGATGGGAAGTTTTCACGGTCGTCAGGGAGTTTACACCCGCAGACTGTCATTGGCTGCCACCGGCCAATCAGCAGACAGAACCAGAACTCAGCTTCCTGCTTCACCTGAACGCTGCCGGTTCCAGCTGGATCTGTTCACCGTGGCAGAGGCACCTGAACGCCTCACCTGGGAGACGCTGAGGTCACCTGACGGCACAGAAGCCCCGCCTACTGACGACATCACGGCGGCGAATGACGAGACGCCTCGGAAAGATGAGGACCAATCAGAGGACACGACACCGGAATCAGAGAAACCTCACTGGATGAGCCAATAA
- the cdhr5-rs gene encoding cadherin-related family member 5 isoform X5, producing the protein MLVVVDVLQRWLVELIDRVLIRCRKMLHPCRLLLWQVALKVFYHIVTASTSLCLGGSDIFASVRENSPMGHFISSINIAADPGANTVRLCLSGDNADWFYLDGRIIRLNSSVTKVLDREVQGSILVAELICYEDDIIQSRYRLLVEILNENDNRPNFLQETIQPFTVSELMAVNSVVFTVKAIDEDGDMISYIIDQSSPDAWFFRVDLPNSGSIVLDKALDYETRTHLKIILWAQESNTKEKFNTSAVLNINIKDGDDQYPHFLPCTPVSPGVPVCMNPTYTTNITQKHQDAVLEFSPGPIRAEDGDRGIDAPLIYSILSGGDQGRFVINNRTGEVRLTRPVDDRRQTPNFTLNVMVMTTSCFLPHSQQQPGVYLSVSPVQVCQVDDRLKYSVASVLVRVLYENTFPPVFNRTTFKGFIIQSSSPASIVSTYGNKVLQVRATDRDFSDGLNPNVHYSLHPPSGLYQVTQGGVLIARTNRLNAFDRHILQVVARDEESGEEVSALVDVEVLQRGQTVPRAAFTDIKSSCSQFLVLRSLTLSYVFSSSCCVH; encoded by the exons AtgttggttgttgttgatgttctTCAACGTTGGCTGGTTGAACTTATCGATCGTGTACTGATCAGGTGCAGGAAGATGTTGCATCCCTGCAGGCTGCTGCTGTGGCAGGTGGCTCTCAAAGTGTTCTATCACATCGTTACAG CCTCAACCAGTCTGTGTCTGGGAGGTTCGGATATCTTTGCGTCAGTCAGAGAAAACAGTCCAATGGGTCACTTCATCTCGAGCATCAACATCGCAGCAGATCCAGGAGCCAACACCGTCCGACTGTGTCTGAGTGGAGACAACGCCGACTGGTTCTACCTGGACGGAAGAATCATCAGACTCAACTCCTCCGTGACCAAAGTCCTTGACCGAGAG GTTCAGGGGTCCATCCTGGTAGCAGAGCTCATCTGTTATGAGGATGACATCATCCAG AGTCGCTACCGGCTCCTGGTGGAGATCCTCAACGAGAATGACAACCGACCGAACTTCCTGCAGGAGACAATTCAGCCGTTCACCGTCAGCGAG CTGATGGCGGTGAACTCTGTGGTTTTCACCGTGAAGGCGATCGATGAAGACGGAGACATGATCAGTTACATCATTGATCAGTCATCG CCAGACGCCTGGTTCTTCAGGGTGGACCTGCCCAACAGCGGAAGCATCGTTCTGGATAAAGCTCTGGACTATGAGACCAGAACTCACCTGAAGATCATCCTGTGGGCCCAG GAATCGAACACTAAGGAGAAGTTCAACACGTCTGCTGTcctcaacatcaacatcaaGGACGGAGACGACCAGTATCCTCACTTCCTGCCCTGCACACCTGTGTCTCCAGGTGTTCCTGTCTGCATGAACCCCACCTACACCACCAACatcacacagaaacaccag GACGCGGTTCTGGAGTTTTCTCcaggaccaatcagagcagaggaCGGAGACCGAGGGATTGACGCTCCTCTGATCTATTCCATCCTCTCAG GTGGGGATCAGGGCCGGTTTGTGATCAACAACAGGACAGGTGAGGTCAGGTTGACCAGACCGGTGGACGACCGGCGGCAGACGCCAAACTTCACGCTCAACGTCATGGTAATGactacttcctgtttcctgcctCATTCCCAGCAGCAGCCAGGTGTTTACCTGTCCGTCTCCCCTGTCCAGGTGTGCCAGGTGGACGACAGGTTGAAGTACAGCGTGGCGTCGGTTCTGGTCAGAGTTCTGTATGAGAACACGTTCCCCCCCGTCTTCAACAGAACCACCTTCAAAGGCTTCATCATCCAGAGCTCTAGCCCCGCCTCCATCGTCTCCACCTATGGGAACAAGGTTCTACAGGTCAGAGCGACGGACCGCGACTTCTCCGAT GGCCTGAATCCAAACGTCCACTACTCCCTGCATCCTCCGTCTGGATTGTACCAAGTCACTCAGGGGGGGGTTCTGATCGCCAGGACCAACAGACTGAATGCCTTCGACCGACACATTCTACAG GTTGTTGCTAGAGACGAAGAATCAGGAGAAGAAGTTTCAGCCTTGGTGGACGTTGAAGtcctgcagagaggacagacgG TTCCTCGTGctgcgttcactgacattaagtCTTCATGTTCTCAGTTCCTCGTGctgcgttcactgacattaagtTATGTTTTCAGTTCCTCATGctgcgttcactga
- the cdhr5-rs gene encoding protocadherin-15 isoform X3 — MLVVVDVLQRWLVELIDRVLIRCRKMLHPCRLLLWQVALKVFYHIVTASTSLCLGGSDIFASVRENSPMGHFISSINIAADPGANTVRLCLSGDNADWFYLDGRIIRLNSSVTKVLDREVQGSILVAELICYEDDIIQSRYRLLVEILNENDNRPNFLQETIQPFTVSELMAVNSVVFTVKAIDEDGDMISYIIDQSSPDAWFFRVDLPNSGSIVLDKALDYETRTHLKIILWAQESNTKEKFNTSAVLNINIKDGDDQYPHFLPCTPVSPGVPVCMNPTYTTNITQKHQDAVLEFSPGPIRAEDGDRGIDAPLIYSILSGGDQGRFVINNRTGEVRLTRPVDDRRQTPNFTLNVMVCQVDDRLKYSVASVLVRVLYENTFPPVFNRTTFKGFIIQSSSPASIVSTYGNKVLQVRATDRDFSDGLNPNVHYSLHPPSGLYQVTQGGVLIARTNRLNAFDRHILQVVARDEESGEEVSALVDVEVLQRGQTVPRAAFTEQPLSGYVDSRLAGGIVATLLLMFLSVVVFLLLRTVRRAQLQEPGDRSSVGKRPVNPPGFMDEYSTRAFSRRFESSSQMGSFHGRQGVYTRRLSLAATGQSADRTRTQLPASPERCRFQLDLFTVAEAPERLTWETLRSPDGTEAPPTDDITAANDETPRKDEDQSEDTTPESEKPHWMSQ; from the exons AtgttggttgttgttgatgttctTCAACGTTGGCTGGTTGAACTTATCGATCGTGTACTGATCAGGTGCAGGAAGATGTTGCATCCCTGCAGGCTGCTGCTGTGGCAGGTGGCTCTCAAAGTGTTCTATCACATCGTTACAG CCTCAACCAGTCTGTGTCTGGGAGGTTCGGATATCTTTGCGTCAGTCAGAGAAAACAGTCCAATGGGTCACTTCATCTCGAGCATCAACATCGCAGCAGATCCAGGAGCCAACACCGTCCGACTGTGTCTGAGTGGAGACAACGCCGACTGGTTCTACCTGGACGGAAGAATCATCAGACTCAACTCCTCCGTGACCAAAGTCCTTGACCGAGAG GTTCAGGGGTCCATCCTGGTAGCAGAGCTCATCTGTTATGAGGATGACATCATCCAG AGTCGCTACCGGCTCCTGGTGGAGATCCTCAACGAGAATGACAACCGACCGAACTTCCTGCAGGAGACAATTCAGCCGTTCACCGTCAGCGAG CTGATGGCGGTGAACTCTGTGGTTTTCACCGTGAAGGCGATCGATGAAGACGGAGACATGATCAGTTACATCATTGATCAGTCATCG CCAGACGCCTGGTTCTTCAGGGTGGACCTGCCCAACAGCGGAAGCATCGTTCTGGATAAAGCTCTGGACTATGAGACCAGAACTCACCTGAAGATCATCCTGTGGGCCCAG GAATCGAACACTAAGGAGAAGTTCAACACGTCTGCTGTcctcaacatcaacatcaaGGACGGAGACGACCAGTATCCTCACTTCCTGCCCTGCACACCTGTGTCTCCAGGTGTTCCTGTCTGCATGAACCCCACCTACACCACCAACatcacacagaaacaccag GACGCGGTTCTGGAGTTTTCTCcaggaccaatcagagcagaggaCGGAGACCGAGGGATTGACGCTCCTCTGATCTATTCCATCCTCTCAG GTGGGGATCAGGGCCGGTTTGTGATCAACAACAGGACAGGTGAGGTCAGGTTGACCAGACCGGTGGACGACCGGCGGCAGACGCCAAACTTCACGCTCAACGTCATG GTGTGCCAGGTGGACGACAGGTTGAAGTACAGCGTGGCGTCGGTTCTGGTCAGAGTTCTGTATGAGAACACGTTCCCCCCCGTCTTCAACAGAACCACCTTCAAAGGCTTCATCATCCAGAGCTCTAGCCCCGCCTCCATCGTCTCCACCTATGGGAACAAGGTTCTACAGGTCAGAGCGACGGACCGCGACTTCTCCGAT GGCCTGAATCCAAACGTCCACTACTCCCTGCATCCTCCGTCTGGATTGTACCAAGTCACTCAGGGGGGGGTTCTGATCGCCAGGACCAACAGACTGAATGCCTTCGACCGACACATTCTACAG GTTGTTGCTAGAGACGAAGAATCAGGAGAAGAAGTTTCAGCCTTGGTGGACGTTGAAGtcctgcagagaggacagacgG TTCCTCGTGCTGCGTTCACTGAGCAGCCGTTGTCCGGTTATGTGGACAGCCGTCTGGCTGGAGGAATCGTGGCGACGCTCCTTCTGATGTTTCTTTCTGTCGtcgtgtttctgctgcttcgaACTGTCCGGAGGGCACAACTTCAGGAACCCGGAGACCGGAGCTCTGTGGGGAAACGTCCG GTGAACCCACCTGGATTCATGGACGAGTACAGCACCAGAGCTTTCAGTCGACGCTTCGAGTCTTCTTCTCAGATGGGAAGTTTTCACGGTCGTCAGGGAGTTTACACCCGCAGACTGTCATTGGCTGCCACCGGCCAATCAGCAGACAGAACCAGAACTCAGCTTCCTGCTTCACCTGAACGCTGCCGGTTCCAGCTGGATCTGTTCACCGTGGCAGAGGCACCTGAACGCCTCACCTGGGAGACGCTGAGGTCACCTGACGGCACAGAAGCCCCGCCTACTGACGACATCACGGCGGCGAATGACGAGACGCCTCGGAAAGATGAGGACCAATCAGAGGACACGACACCGGAATCAGAGAAACCTCACTGGATGAGCCAATAA